One stretch of Rosistilla oblonga DNA includes these proteins:
- a CDS encoding ABC transporter permease gives MSTLTSESSESKTPVASGGSLGAGASLDIRPSGIAAAWMLARREWTRFFRQKNRVVSAVVQPLLFWLMFGAGMRGSFSWTTSGQEGFFEYFLPGTIGLIVLFTAIFATISVIEDRREGFMQGVLVSPVGRWPVLVGKVVGGGGIAWAQAVMFLGLVLLFGMASPGINTVYALVLLAVMSITLCSVGMIVAWPMTSTQGFHAVMMLFLMPMWLLSGAFFPIPAISDATSIGQSILHWIMRCNPLSYSMVELRRLLYPEVVLADNVWGPSSLITWTVSLLFMIGALVLAGWLMRGSRRADLV, from the coding sequence ATGAGTACACTTACCTCGGAATCCTCCGAATCGAAAACCCCAGTCGCATCTGGCGGCTCGCTTGGCGCAGGGGCGTCGCTCGACATCCGCCCCAGCGGAATCGCCGCGGCTTGGATGCTGGCTCGCCGCGAATGGACACGCTTCTTCCGGCAGAAGAACCGCGTCGTATCCGCTGTCGTTCAACCGCTGCTGTTCTGGTTGATGTTTGGCGCCGGAATGCGTGGTTCGTTCTCCTGGACGACCAGCGGACAAGAAGGCTTTTTCGAATACTTCCTCCCCGGCACGATCGGTTTGATCGTACTGTTCACCGCGATCTTCGCCACCATTTCAGTGATCGAAGATCGCCGCGAAGGGTTCATGCAAGGCGTGCTCGTTTCGCCGGTGGGACGCTGGCCGGTGTTGGTCGGCAAAGTTGTCGGTGGTGGCGGAATCGCCTGGGCTCAAGCCGTTATGTTCCTCGGCCTGGTGTTGCTGTTTGGCATGGCCAGCCCCGGGATCAACACGGTCTATGCGCTTGTGCTGTTGGCCGTGATGTCGATCACGTTGTGTTCGGTCGGCATGATCGTCGCCTGGCCGATGACCAGCACGCAAGGCTTTCACGCGGTGATGATGCTGTTCCTGATGCCGATGTGGCTGTTGAGCGGTGCGTTTTTCCCAATCCCCGCGATCAGCGATGCGACGTCGATCGGCCAGTCGATCCTGCACTGGATCATGCGCTGCAATCCGCTCAGCTATTCGATGGTCGAACTCCGTCGGCTGCTCTACCCCGAGGTTGTCTTGGCCGACAACGTCTGGGGCCCGTCGTCGCTGATCACCTGGACGGTCTCGCTGCTGTTCATGATCGGAGCGTTGGTCCTAGCGGGCTGGTTGATGCGAGGCAGCCGTCGCGCCGATCTGGTTTAG
- a CDS encoding lysylphosphatidylglycerol synthase domain-containing protein, translated as MNNNEPSFVGRLKKIAGPVFGLILFSVAASFLYKKTQEITWDEFAAGVANIPLAYHLLACLLVALNYFVLTGNDVLAVQFVGAGSSGAEEGRPRLSYRKVGLVSFLAYAFSNNIGAVAAGIPIRVRFYSGWGLGTAQIVALLAFTSLSFWVGVCMVGGVVLSIAEIPMPPKIDLPVSSRILGFTLLAAIALYAALCTWWRRPLPLAGLKLLPPGPALMRKQIVVASMDLILVATTLYVLLPSGISASYLQVVGVYLLALAAAMLTQVPGGLGVLEAILLTLLASSDEAVILGALLIFRIYYYVVPLLVASVVLATVEVRSTRAARKLLSG; from the coding sequence GTGAATAATAACGAGCCTTCGTTTGTCGGACGATTGAAGAAAATCGCAGGACCTGTCTTCGGGCTGATCCTGTTCTCCGTTGCCGCTTCGTTTCTGTACAAGAAGACGCAAGAGATCACCTGGGACGAATTCGCCGCGGGCGTCGCCAACATTCCTCTGGCGTATCATCTGCTGGCCTGCCTGTTGGTCGCACTCAACTATTTTGTCCTGACCGGCAACGACGTGTTGGCGGTTCAGTTTGTTGGGGCGGGCAGTTCGGGGGCCGAAGAGGGCCGCCCTAGGCTGAGCTATCGCAAAGTCGGCTTGGTCTCGTTCCTCGCCTACGCCTTCAGCAACAACATAGGCGCCGTGGCAGCCGGGATTCCGATCCGCGTTCGGTTCTATAGCGGTTGGGGACTGGGGACCGCTCAAATCGTGGCCCTGCTGGCCTTCACGAGCCTCTCGTTTTGGGTCGGTGTCTGCATGGTCGGCGGCGTGGTGCTGTCGATTGCGGAAATTCCGATGCCACCGAAGATCGATCTGCCGGTCAGTTCGCGGATCCTCGGTTTTACGCTGCTGGCGGCGATTGCTCTCTACGCGGCGCTCTGCACTTGGTGGCGTCGTCCGTTGCCGCTGGCGGGACTGAAGCTGTTGCCCCCTGGACCGGCATTGATGCGGAAGCAGATCGTTGTCGCTTCGATGGACCTGATTCTGGTGGCGACGACGCTGTACGTTTTGTTGCCGAGCGGGATTTCAGCCAGTTACCTGCAAGTGGTCGGCGTCTATCTGCTGGCACTCGCCGCCGCGATGCTGACTCAGGTCCCCGGCGGACTGGGCGTCTTGGAAGCGATCCTGCTGACGCTGTTGGCCAGCAGTGATGAAGCGGTCATCTTAGGCGCGCTGCTGATCTTCCGAATCTATTATTACGTCGTGCCACTGTTGGTCGCGTCCGTGGTGTTGGCGACCGTGGAGGTGCGATCGACGCGTGCCGCTCGCAAGCTATTGAGCGGCTGA
- a CDS encoding hemolysin family protein codes for MENWINFGIALLLVVINGFFVAAEFALVKARPSRLEQMALGGNLFAKVASWLARRLDASLSACQLGITLASLALGWVGEPAFHHLIEPVFAWIGISNPDVLHVVSLVFAFTTITALHLVIGEQAPKIFAIRKPEPMAVWCALPLAGFYYVAYPLLVALNWITSLLLRSIGVDAVDEHGTPHTEEELRNLVAQSHVHGELTRSEAQLINAVLEFDDQSAHQIMTPRTDVVTLSMDAPIEDWITTIRKYRFSRYPVVEQSLEKAVGVLHIQHLVGLDLSQPLDRAALLQPPNFVPETIPIKTLLQHFKSSQSLLAFVVDEHGTVVGVVTLEDVLEELVGELEDEFDEQVRDIVREDDQTFRVLGQTPLDDINKMMGLTLQSHDSDSLGGFVMQQLGRVAEQGDVIQIDGAKIEILRVEGPRIVSLRVRLAAPLASLDAAPSTDDEEDSAAQ; via the coding sequence ATGGAAAATTGGATCAACTTTGGAATCGCCCTGCTGCTGGTGGTGATCAACGGCTTTTTTGTTGCGGCGGAGTTCGCTCTCGTCAAGGCTCGGCCTAGCCGGCTGGAACAGATGGCACTCGGCGGCAATCTGTTTGCCAAAGTTGCCAGCTGGCTCGCCAGGCGGTTGGATGCGTCGCTATCGGCTTGCCAACTTGGAATCACGCTCGCCTCGCTCGCCTTGGGTTGGGTCGGCGAACCGGCGTTCCATCATCTGATCGAACCGGTCTTCGCCTGGATCGGGATCTCCAACCCCGACGTGCTGCATGTCGTTTCCCTGGTCTTCGCCTTCACCACGATCACGGCACTGCACCTGGTCATCGGAGAACAGGCACCCAAGATCTTTGCGATCCGCAAACCCGAACCGATGGCCGTTTGGTGCGCTCTGCCGCTGGCCGGTTTCTATTACGTCGCCTATCCGTTGCTGGTCGCCCTGAACTGGATCACGTCGCTGCTGTTGCGATCGATCGGTGTCGATGCTGTCGACGAGCACGGCACGCCGCACACCGAAGAGGAGCTGCGGAACCTTGTCGCTCAATCGCACGTGCATGGCGAATTGACTCGCAGCGAAGCCCAATTGATCAACGCGGTGTTGGAGTTCGACGATCAATCGGCCCATCAAATCATGACCCCGCGAACCGATGTGGTCACGCTGTCGATGGACGCGCCGATCGAAGACTGGATCACGACGATCCGCAAATACCGCTTCAGTCGCTATCCGGTCGTCGAGCAATCGCTCGAGAAAGCCGTTGGCGTGCTGCACATCCAGCACCTGGTGGGGCTCGATCTTTCGCAACCGCTGGACCGCGCCGCCCTGCTTCAGCCGCCAAACTTCGTTCCCGAAACGATCCCGATCAAAACGCTGCTGCAGCATTTTAAGTCGTCGCAATCGCTGTTGGCTTTTGTCGTCGATGAACACGGTACCGTCGTCGGCGTCGTCACGCTGGAAGATGTGCTCGAAGAGTTGGTGGGCGAACTGGAGGACGAGTTCGACGAACAGGTCCGCGACATCGTTCGCGAAGACGATCAAACCTTCCGCGTCCTCGGGCAGACGCCGCTGGATGACATCAACAAAATGATGGGGCTGACGCTGCAGTCGCACGATTCCGACTCGCTGGGCGGATTTGTGATGCAACAACTGGGAAGAGTCGCCGAGCAGGGAGACGTGATTCAGATCGACGGAGCGAAGATCGAGATCCTGCGCGTCGAAGGTCCCCGCATCGTCAGCCTGCGAGTCCGCCTAGCCGCTCCGCTAGCCAGCCTCGACGCCGCGCCCAGCACCGACGACGAAGAAGACTCAGCCGCTCAATAG
- the purQ gene encoding phosphoribosylformylglycinamidine synthase I, with translation MAVPRVLILRAPGTNCDEETAFAFEAAGAVTERVHVNRLIENPKLAEDFQVLCLPGGFSYGDDIAAGRILASQLDRHLGDMVRQFCDQDRLVLGICNGFQVLMRLGVLTSGVRETQPATLTWNDHGRFEDRWVHLSVDETPCVFLKGIDKMYLPIAHAEGKFVTADAEALKAFRDAGRLALRYTTADAGQTSDEVLPFPSNPNGSEANVAGICDATGRLFGLMPHPERHIDPTHHPQWTRRTEQPQWGEGFAIFKNAVDYFGE, from the coding sequence ATGGCCGTTCCACGCGTTTTGATCCTTCGTGCTCCGGGAACTAATTGCGACGAAGAGACCGCGTTTGCGTTTGAAGCTGCCGGTGCGGTCACCGAACGCGTTCATGTGAACCGGTTGATCGAAAATCCCAAACTGGCCGAGGACTTCCAAGTTCTCTGCCTGCCGGGCGGATTCAGCTACGGCGACGACATCGCTGCCGGGCGGATTCTGGCCAGCCAATTGGACCGCCACCTGGGCGATATGGTCCGCCAGTTCTGCGACCAAGACCGCTTGGTCCTTGGCATCTGCAACGGCTTCCAAGTTCTGATGCGACTGGGCGTGTTGACCTCGGGCGTCCGCGAGACCCAGCCGGCGACGCTGACCTGGAACGATCACGGCCGTTTCGAAGACCGCTGGGTTCACTTGTCTGTCGACGAGACGCCATGCGTCTTCTTGAAGGGGATCGACAAGATGTATTTGCCGATCGCACATGCCGAGGGCAAGTTCGTGACCGCCGACGCCGAGGCGTTAAAAGCGTTCCGCGACGCGGGACGGTTGGCGCTGCGATACACAACCGCCGATGCGGGACAAACCAGCGACGAAGTCCTGCCGTTCCCATCGAACCCCAACGGGTCCGAAGCGAACGTGGCCGGAATCTGCGACGCGACCGGCCGTTTGTTTGGCCTGATGCCTCACCCCGAACGACACATCGATCCAACGCATCACCCACAATGGACCCGCCGCACCGAGCAGCCGCAGTGGGGCGAAGGGTTTGCCATCTTCAAAAACGCAGTCGATTACTTTGGTGAATAA
- a CDS encoding ABC transporter ATP-binding protein: MTSADPHHPTTQYAVEAVDVHHRYDDHVALDGVNLQIPQGKIFALLGPNGSGKTTLFRLLATLMPLQRGQLSVSGASVESVMEVRRRIGIVFQSPSLDKKLTVQENIRCQAALYGIHGAALRQREEEVLQRLRLADRRNDYCEKLSGGLKRRVELAKGMLHQPQVLLLDEPSTGLDPGARLDLWEALKEFSQQGLSVVLTTHLLEEAEKADQIAILSEGKVIAEGAPDRLRSQMGSGLITITTDQPEAVCQKLQQQMGIEGQALHNQVRIQSDQPGPMVPELLTTLGDQATSISIGRPSLEDVFIAKTGYQFWSGE, translated from the coding sequence ATGACCTCCGCAGATCCCCACCATCCGACAACCCAATACGCTGTCGAAGCTGTCGATGTGCACCATCGCTACGATGACCACGTCGCTTTGGACGGCGTCAACCTGCAGATTCCGCAAGGCAAGATCTTCGCGCTGCTGGGCCCCAACGGCAGCGGGAAAACGACGCTGTTCCGTCTGCTGGCGACGCTGATGCCGCTGCAACGCGGGCAATTGAGCGTCTCGGGGGCGAGCGTCGAATCGGTGATGGAAGTCCGCCGCCGGATCGGGATCGTCTTTCAATCGCCTAGCTTGGACAAGAAGCTGACCGTTCAGGAGAACATCCGCTGCCAAGCCGCGTTGTACGGAATCCATGGCGCCGCACTGCGACAGCGGGAAGAAGAAGTCCTGCAGCGTTTGAGGCTCGCCGACCGCCGCAATGATTATTGCGAAAAGCTTTCCGGCGGCCTGAAGCGACGCGTCGAACTGGCCAAGGGAATGCTGCATCAACCTCAGGTGCTGCTGTTGGATGAACCGAGCACCGGCTTGGACCCAGGGGCTCGATTGGACCTGTGGGAAGCGCTCAAAGAGTTTTCGCAGCAGGGACTGTCGGTCGTGTTGACGACGCATCTGTTGGAAGAAGCCGAAAAAGCGGATCAGATCGCGATCCTGAGCGAAGGCAAAGTGATCGCCGAAGGAGCACCGGATCGCTTGCGATCGCAGATGGGTTCGGGCTTGATCACGATCACCACCGACCAACCCGAAGCGGTTTGCCAAAAGCTGCAACAGCAGATGGGAATCGAAGGGCAAGCGTTACACAATCAAGTTCGCATCCAGAGCGATCAGCCCGGTCCGATGGTGCCTGAGTTGCTGACGACGCTGGGCGACCAAGCGACTTCGATCTCGATCGGCCGGCCGAGTCTAGAAGATGTCTTTATCGCAAAGACCGGTTATCAATTCTGGTCGGGCGAATAA
- a CDS encoding type II toxin-antitoxin system HicB family antitoxin, with protein sequence MQTKYLIVIEQTPNNLSAFCPDLPGCVATGATRAEVEVRMREAIRMHLDGMQEDGEPIQAPSCVADYVEA encoded by the coding sequence ATGCAGACCAAGTACCTGATCGTCATCGAGCAAACGCCTAACAATCTATCGGCGTTCTGCCCAGACCTTCCCGGGTGTGTGGCTACCGGTGCTACGCGGGCCGAAGTCGAAGTGCGGATGCGTGAAGCGATCCGCATGCATCTCGACGGCATGCAAGAAGACGGTGAACCGATTCAGGCGCCATCCTGTGTCGCTGACTACGTTGAAGCGTAG
- the cyoE gene encoding heme o synthase, which yields MSGDLVVLDRPERLSTVVRPTRVPIASEGNSIDAADSPHRGRHGGTAAASLKASIRGLYDLTKPRIVMMILITTGMSAMFLAGTDLSMWMMMHLMIGTAAVAGSASVMNQFIEREADAKMMRTMKRPLPSGLVSPGAALIFGITIGLLGTAYLAINVGQSTAFVGVATWVGYVMLYTPLKQKTAWNTTVGAIAGALPMMMGFAAAGGSLTDPRGWLLVAVLFLWQYPHFMAIAWMYRGQYADAGFKMTPVVEPTGKSAGWQAIAGALALPAVLITLVLPYNYAPLFAVLAVAASFGMIRSSFRFCGSPNDVTARQLLMSSLVQLPASLAVLIAARLLG from the coding sequence ATGAGTGGCGATCTTGTCGTATTGGATCGACCGGAACGACTTAGCACCGTCGTGCGACCAACTCGTGTGCCGATCGCATCGGAAGGCAATTCGATCGACGCCGCCGATTCGCCGCATCGCGGACGTCACGGCGGCACCGCCGCAGCGTCGCTCAAGGCGTCGATTCGTGGGCTGTACGATCTGACCAAGCCGCGGATCGTGATGATGATCCTGATCACGACCGGCATGTCGGCGATGTTCTTGGCTGGCACCGATCTTTCGATGTGGATGATGATGCATCTGATGATCGGCACCGCCGCGGTCGCCGGCAGCGCCAGCGTGATGAACCAGTTTATCGAGCGTGAAGCCGACGCGAAGATGATGCGGACGATGAAGCGTCCGTTGCCAAGCGGGCTCGTTTCCCCGGGAGCTGCGTTGATTTTCGGAATCACGATCGGCCTGCTGGGAACCGCTTACTTGGCGATCAACGTCGGCCAGAGCACCGCGTTTGTTGGTGTCGCGACTTGGGTCGGTTATGTAATGCTGTACACTCCGTTGAAACAGAAGACCGCCTGGAACACGACCGTCGGCGCGATCGCCGGCGCGTTGCCGATGATGATGGGCTTCGCAGCCGCTGGCGGCAGCCTGACCGATCCTCGCGGATGGTTGTTGGTCGCCGTGTTGTTCCTGTGGCAATACCCGCACTTCATGGCGATCGCTTGGATGTACCGCGGCCAATACGCCGATGCGGGCTTTAAGATGACGCCGGTTGTCGAACCGACGGGCAAGAGTGCCGGATGGCAAGCGATCGCCGGCGCGTTGGCTTTGCCAGCCGTTTTGATCACGCTGGTCCTTCCCTACAACTACGCTCCGCTGTTTGCGGTCCTCGCCGTGGCAGCCTCGTTCGGGATGATTCGCAGTTCGTTCCGCTTCTGCGGTAGCCCCAACGACGTCACCGCGCGACAACTGTTGATGTCGTCGCTGGTCCAATTGCCCGCCTCGCTGGCCGTTCTTATCGCCGCGCGACTGCTCGGTTAA
- a CDS encoding type II toxin-antitoxin system HicA family toxin, protein MTVREVVHIIEGDGWVMVAQKGSHRQFKHPTKTGRVTVAGHPKDDIAPGTLNSILRQAGLKD, encoded by the coding sequence ATGACGGTTCGCGAAGTCGTGCATATAATAGAAGGTGATGGTTGGGTAATGGTCGCGCAGAAGGGCAGCCACCGGCAATTCAAACATCCAACCAAGACGGGACGTGTCACGGTCGCCGGACACCCCAAGGACGACATCGCTCCCGGCACTCTCAACAGCATTCTCCGGCAAGCTGGCCTCAAGGATTAA
- a CDS encoding c-type cytochrome has translation MDAEKRRKIALGIALLALLILPGCGTEPPDFRMNRVFAHKMEIHGAELDTAIDDTQIAITQLFGTPDEPLMPAVLTENPDFQSLIQLENLQRAAGAVASDRDGTDRGLYRKHCSQCHGISGDGNGPASNLLNPYPRDFRMGVFKFKSTQYGAKPTVDDLVRTLRQGMPGTSMPSFHLYPDEDLTALAQYVIYLTLRGEVERAMYRDAANELGYGDPDQTPQDRLLAMELKESDPEAYQEQWDAIEDYVVAAASRWIDAPEQVVAIAPPPEKIPAWPLAADASADQKAEMTASIARGRALFGGKVANCAICHGADGRGDGQVNDYDDWTKEWTMRNGLDPKDPEKKQVVREYLALGAHKPRNILPRDMHAGAFRGGDQPQDIYRRIVQGIDGTPMPAINLVDQPSGSGLTTGDVWDIVHYVLSLSQTGRGEAL, from the coding sequence ATGGATGCTGAAAAACGTAGAAAGATTGCCCTTGGCATCGCCTTGCTGGCGCTGCTGATTCTCCCAGGCTGCGGTACCGAGCCGCCCGATTTCCGCATGAATCGGGTCTTCGCGCACAAGATGGAGATCCACGGCGCGGAATTGGACACTGCGATCGACGATACCCAGATCGCGATCACTCAGTTGTTCGGAACGCCGGACGAGCCGCTGATGCCGGCCGTGCTGACCGAGAATCCCGATTTCCAATCGCTGATCCAGCTCGAAAATCTGCAACGGGCCGCCGGAGCGGTTGCCAGCGATCGCGACGGGACCGATCGTGGGCTGTACCGCAAACATTGTTCGCAGTGCCATGGGATCAGCGGCGATGGGAACGGACCGGCCTCCAATCTGTTGAATCCCTATCCTCGCGATTTCCGGATGGGCGTGTTCAAGTTCAAATCGACCCAGTACGGCGCCAAACCGACGGTCGATGATCTGGTTCGGACGCTGCGGCAGGGGATGCCCGGCACGTCGATGCCTTCCTTCCATCTCTATCCCGACGAAGATCTGACCGCGTTGGCTCAATACGTGATCTATTTAACGCTTCGTGGCGAAGTCGAACGGGCGATGTATCGCGACGCGGCCAACGAACTCGGCTACGGCGATCCCGACCAAACGCCGCAGGATCGGCTGCTGGCAATGGAGCTGAAGGAGAGCGATCCGGAAGCCTATCAGGAACAATGGGATGCGATCGAGGATTACGTCGTCGCGGCGGCGAGCCGATGGATCGATGCTCCCGAACAAGTTGTCGCGATCGCCCCGCCGCCTGAAAAGATTCCGGCCTGGCCGTTGGCAGCCGATGCGAGCGCCGACCAGAAAGCGGAGATGACCGCGTCGATCGCTCGCGGCAGAGCGTTGTTTGGCGGCAAAGTCGCCAACTGTGCCATCTGCCATGGAGCCGATGGACGGGGTGACGGTCAGGTTAACGACTACGACGATTGGACCAAAGAGTGGACGATGCGGAACGGGCTGGATCCCAAGGACCCTGAAAAGAAGCAGGTCGTTCGGGAATATTTGGCTCTAGGAGCTCACAAGCCGCGGAACATCTTGCCTCGCGATATGCATGCCGGAGCGTTTCGCGGCGGCGACCAGCCGCAGGACATCTATCGCCGCATCGTGCAGGGGATCGATGGAACGCCGATGCCCGCGATCAATCTGGTCGACCAACCGAGCGGCAGCGGGCTGACGACCGGCGACGTCTGGGATATCGTCCATTATGTGCTTTCGCTTTCGCAAACCGGGCGAGGCGAAGCACTATGA
- a CDS encoding alpha/beta hydrolase family esterase, with translation MKRMLRFAIIGAALVVVAIGGIASYAQFRLLAAQTGVNVTFEHQGQTREYRLHVPESLESGDPVPQLVFLHGGGGNARLASVMGFSKLADREKFIVVYPNAIDKHWNDGRDSPMFADQDNKVDDVDFIMQVVDRVCQKHPIDANQIFAAGVSNGGFMTQRLAMEKTETFSAVAVCIATMGEAISKRFDPALPVSVLYLNGTEDPLVPYDGGPVGKGLGPRLNRVEGNPIAPRGRAIGTDNAVELWVDRNKTAAEPTVKKLADENQEDGSHIEYYQWAGGERGTVVGLYKVVGGGHTLPGSRQYYPVKVIGRPNQDAQGTELVWDFLIQHPRQPKSSATE, from the coding sequence ATGAAACGCATGCTTCGCTTCGCAATCATCGGAGCTGCCCTGGTCGTCGTGGCGATCGGTGGAATTGCCAGCTATGCCCAGTTTCGACTGCTAGCCGCTCAGACCGGCGTCAACGTAACGTTCGAACACCAGGGGCAAACGCGAGAGTATCGGCTGCACGTTCCCGAGTCGCTCGAGTCGGGAGATCCGGTGCCGCAGCTGGTCTTCTTGCATGGTGGAGGCGGGAACGCGAGGCTCGCATCGGTGATGGGATTTTCGAAGCTGGCCGATCGCGAAAAATTTATTGTCGTCTACCCCAACGCGATCGATAAGCACTGGAACGACGGCCGCGATTCACCGATGTTCGCCGACCAAGACAACAAGGTGGACGATGTCGACTTCATCATGCAGGTCGTCGATCGAGTCTGCCAAAAACATCCCATCGATGCCAACCAAATTTTCGCTGCGGGGGTATCCAACGGCGGTTTCATGACTCAACGCTTGGCGATGGAAAAAACGGAGACCTTCTCCGCCGTCGCGGTTTGCATCGCCACGATGGGAGAAGCGATCAGCAAGCGATTCGACCCCGCGTTGCCGGTTTCGGTCCTCTATCTCAACGGCACCGAAGACCCTTTGGTCCCTTACGACGGCGGACCTGTCGGCAAGGGGCTAGGGCCTCGGCTCAATCGGGTCGAAGGGAACCCGATCGCCCCGCGAGGTCGCGCGATCGGCACCGACAACGCCGTCGAACTGTGGGTTGATCGAAACAAGACTGCAGCGGAACCAACCGTGAAGAAACTGGCTGACGAGAATCAAGAAGACGGATCGCACATCGAGTACTACCAGTGGGCCGGCGGGGAGCGTGGCACCGTGGTCGGACTCTACAAAGTGGTCGGTGGAGGACACACGCTTCCCGGCAGCCGGCAGTATTATCCTGTCAAAGTCATCGGACGCCCCAATCAGGATGCTCAGGGAACGGAACTCGTTTGGGACTTTTTGATCCAGCACCCTCGACAGCCCAAGTCCTCGGCGACCGAGTAG
- a CDS encoding COX15/CtaA family protein: MNREQEPILDELKNETPATDEAGSPWRSPWVHRWAVLLVCLTWPLIWVGGLVTTYDAGMAVPDWPATYGYNMFLYPWTTWLLGPFDLLIEHGHRLLASLVGLITIAMLVAAVWSRQPRWIVRLCILALVGVILQGALGGARVVMDARTVAMIHGCFGPAFFVLCWMIAGVSSRWWQATDAPSVPRTAVRWGAALAISSYVQLILGAQLRHMPVDAGDSFFRHIVFSHLTGAALVAVLSVITAWKLRRCGDLTLSRIGLGLIGLLILQWSLGLGTWFVNYGSPWALSQWPSLARYVIVAKGWTESMIVTGHMATGSLILALACWTWLRASRRCENSSFAKPAFD, encoded by the coding sequence ATGAATCGCGAACAGGAACCGATCTTGGACGAACTGAAAAACGAAACACCCGCGACCGACGAAGCGGGTTCGCCGTGGCGATCCCCGTGGGTTCATCGCTGGGCAGTGCTGTTGGTCTGCCTGACCTGGCCGCTGATCTGGGTCGGCGGGCTGGTGACGACTTACGACGCTGGAATGGCGGTCCCCGATTGGCCGGCAACCTACGGATATAATATGTTCCTGTATCCGTGGACCACTTGGTTGTTGGGCCCCTTCGATTTGTTGATCGAACACGGCCACCGCCTGCTGGCGTCGCTGGTCGGCCTGATCACGATCGCGATGTTAGTCGCCGCCGTCTGGTCGCGGCAGCCTCGCTGGATCGTGCGGCTGTGCATCCTCGCTCTAGTCGGCGTGATCTTACAAGGCGCACTCGGCGGCGCTCGCGTCGTGATGGACGCGCGGACTGTGGCGATGATCCACGGCTGCTTTGGCCCCGCCTTTTTTGTCCTCTGCTGGATGATCGCCGGAGTCAGTTCGCGATGGTGGCAAGCGACCGACGCCCCAAGTGTTCCCAGGACGGCAGTCCGCTGGGGGGCGGCGTTGGCGATCAGCAGCTACGTTCAATTAATTCTGGGAGCTCAACTGCGGCACATGCCCGTCGACGCCGGTGACTCGTTTTTCCGGCATATCGTCTTTTCCCACCTTACCGGAGCCGCCCTGGTTGCGGTTTTGTCCGTCATTACCGCCTGGAAGTTGCGTCGCTGCGGCGATTTGACGCTATCCAGAATCGGGTTGGGGCTGATAGGATTGCTGATCTTGCAGTGGTCGTTGGGACTGGGGACGTGGTTTGTAAACTACGGATCGCCGTGGGCCCTGAGTCAATGGCCGTCGCTGGCGCGGTATGTGATCGTAGCCAAAGGATGGACCGAATCGATGATCGTGACAGGGCATATGGCGACGGGATCGTTGATCCTGGCGCTGGCCTGTTGGACTTGGTTGCGAGCATCGCGACGCTGCGAAAACTCCTCATTTGCGAAACCCGCGTTCGATTGA